One Brassica napus cultivar Da-Ae chromosome A5, Da-Ae, whole genome shotgun sequence DNA window includes the following coding sequences:
- the LOC106364200 gene encoding uncharacterized protein LOC106364200, translating to MNHCNLKQNAFESRGGGVVPVYSSVVCPKPRRVGILSSNVLRPFRLLHFSQSGAADVCDSKAGADLLDIILRKDETLSAVVASSPPFFLGSPPSRASNPLAQDARFGDDKLNPISPSLSSPSSSSSRVKGGGCGRVKFGIKQAAVRVEGFNCLNRDSSIPAMA from the exons ATGAATCATTGTAACCTTAAGCAGAACGCCTTCGAATCCAGAGGAGGAGGAGTTGTTCCTGTCTATTCCTCTGTTGTTTGTCCTAAGCCTCGTCGCGTTGGCATTCTCTCCAGTAACGTTCTTCGTCCGTTTAGATTATTACACTTTAG TCAATCAGGAGCAGCGGATGTATGTGATTCTAAAGCTGGGGCAGATCTTTTGGACATCATTCTTAGAAAG GATGAGACATTGTCCGCTGTAGTAGCTTCATCACCTCCATTTTTCCTCGGCTCTCCCCCGAGCAGAGCATCGAACCCGTTAGCTCAAGATGCGCGATTTGGAGACGACAAACTCAACCCTATCTCACCCTCGCTCTCAtctccatcttcatcttcatctcgTGTCAAAGGAGGAGGTTGTGGTCGAGTGAAGTTTGGGATTAAACAGGCAGCTGTAAGAGTTGAGGGATTCAATTGCTTAAACAGGGACTCAAGCATACCTGCCATGGCTTAG